From Lolium perenne isolate Kyuss_39 chromosome 5, Kyuss_2.0, whole genome shotgun sequence, a single genomic window includes:
- the LOC127303397 gene encoding protein FAR1-RELATED SEQUENCE 5-like yields the protein MKRRCINYNRYAKKLGFSIKCSTSKNSTVDGQKDKQMFVCNKNGKNEDINMQEAAPVRQRNKSITKKTECKARLRIKRKAKKWHVTYFIEEHNHSLVKKFSLKKYLRSHKGIPKEERDFVKLLHKVNLSAGRVMRIRGEVYGGLANVDRIFWVDGPAIAAYKNYIVCLSFDTTYLTNMYNMPFAPFIGINRWHIMQNAQAVLGNFLSKHEELRQELNAIIDYSMSVDEFETRWADMLRKHSVADNTHLADLYHLRATFVPAYFKDRFFPFLQTTTRSEGFNAVLKTYSNPHYSLHHFFEQYLKLQEKINVAEDSVEFLDEDKTFRVWGDYPLEEQALKRKKKKQAAPSFDEAPDVENVGDDGQGNSSKFDHVEDPVYIAKQGRPAEKRKKSGLHLKATKVVKCSEYLL from the exons ATGAAGCGAAGATGCATTAATTACAACAGATATGCTAAGAAACTTGGATTCTCCATCAAGTGTAGTACATCCAAGAACTCGACAGTTGATGGTCAGAAGGACAAACAGATGTTCGTTTGCAACAAGAATGGCAAGAATGAAGATATAAACATGCAAGAGGCGGCACCAGTTAGGCAGCGGAACAAAAGCATCACTAAGAAAACTGAATGCAAGGCTAGGCTAAGGATCAAAAGGAAAGCTAAAAAGTGGCATGTAACATATTTCATTGAAGAGCACAATCACAGTTTGGTAAAGAAGTTCTCTTTGAAGAAATATTTAAGGTCTCATAAAGGAattcctaaggaagaaagggACTTTGTCAAGCTCTTGCATAAGGTGAATCTCTCTGCTGGAAGGGTAATGAGGATCAGGGGAGAAGTCTATGGTGGTCTGGCCAAT GTTGACCGCATATTTTGGGTTGATGGGCCAGCAATAGCTGCATACAAGAACTACATCGTTTGTCTCTCATTTGACACCACGTACTTGACAAACATGTACAATATGCCGTTTGCGCCGTTCATTGGGATCAATAG GTGGCACATTATGCAGAATGCGCAGGCAGTTTTGGGAAATTTCTTGTCAAAACATGAAGAGCTAAGGCAAGAGTTGAATGCAATTATTGACTACAGCATGTCAGTTGATGAATTCGAAACAAGGTGGGCAGATATGCTTCGCAAACACAGTGTAGCGGACAACACACATCTTGCTGATTTGTATCACTTGAGAGCAACTTTTGTCCCAGCTTACTTCAAGGATCGCTTCTTCCCGTTCCTACAAACTACCACCCGGAGTGAGGGGTTTAATGCTGTTCTGAAAACATACAGTAACCCTCACTATAGTCTGCATCACTTCTttgaacaatacttgaagttgcAAGAGAAAATTAATGTAGCGGAGGATTCAGTCGAGTTTTTGGATGAAGATAAGACTTTTAGGGTGTGGGGTGACTACCCTCTTGAAGAGCAAGCGTTGAAG aggaagaagaaaaaacaGGCTGCTCCATCTTTTGATGAGGCACCAGATGTAGAAAATGTAGGTGACGATGGGCAAGGGAATTCTTCTAAGTTTGACCATGTTGAAGATCCGGTTTATATTGCTAAACAAGGTCGTCCAgctgaaaagagaaagaaatctggACTGCACCTGAAGGCTACAAAGGTTGTGAAATGCAGT GAATATCTTTTGTAA
- the LOC139831505 gene encoding uncharacterized protein codes for MGEAADRTEVSLASIRDSLERVHVQMGSMDTRMALLDTAYQQVVSQIHLHSRAVSEHTRVMDAMEQRQDSLAQHMAATAAAVARLCGSKAPSVEQEEEVEPETTLAAGKGSGTVGCGPGATSGGFRPGSSSANRPPDPGGFAGGGEAGRTGDHQGGKVSIKMNFPKFDAVEAKFGIHDYRQFMDELLALKHTGSVDEYCGKFQELVYKIASHNPNYDDTFLVSQFLKGLKAEIRLPVASQNPETLDRAMLLAHVHQDLQSQQKPWASRQTASHKAYSPAPCHDTARAPLKLGTGDMWKDRQLRDYRRANNICFLCGDKHEPNHQCAKKAEVHALTMEDHQAEISEELLELMELQDMANAQELSLSLNAVSGSDNEGTIRIRALVQNQVMLLLVDSGSSHTFINEKFVQRLQCPRTSISPVSVKVASGDILTCDQMVPQLSWWAQGYSFSTDMRVLPLGAYDAILGVDWLKQCGDMRCSWVTKTLKFDLNGQAVTLRGIQPKEQGPLRELPVQQLMKWTSGNDVWAVAVLANMEADTISDVLPPEIHTVLEKFSPIFAEPQGLLPHREYDHVIALQPNAVPTDARPYRYSLMHKDEIERQIKAMLKSGIIVPSMSPFASPVLLVLKKDGEWRFCIDYRRLNELTIKNTFPMPIIDELLDELAGAKYLSKLDLRSGYHQIRMRPEDEEKTAFKTHQGHYQFRVMPFGLSNAPTTFQCVMNSILSPCLRKFALVFMDDILIYSPSLRDHAQHLATVLQLLSDNQFYVKPSKCSFAQLELEYLGILCQEVDLPRILAKLGLCRNGLMRVVDIKSISKLKVRPVA; via the exons ATGGGTGAGGCAGCGGACCGCACGGAGGTGTCTCTCGCGTCGATCCGGGACAGTTTGGAGAGGGTTCATGTGCAGATGGGATCCATGGATACGCGCATGGCCTTGCTAGACACGGCGTACCAGCAAGTGGTGTCGCAGATCCATCTCCACTCCAGGGCGGTGTCTGAGCACACCCGGGTCATGGATGCGATGGAGCAGCGGCAGGACTCGCTGGCGCAacacatggcggccacggcggcagcaGTGGCGCGTCTCTGTGGCTCCAAGGCTCCATCCgtcgagcaggaggaggaggtggaacCGGAGACTACGCTTGCAGCCGGGAAGGGGAGCGGAACCgtaggctgtggaccgggtgcaaCATCtggtgggtttcgcccagggtCGTCATCAGCGAATCGTCCTCCAGATCCAGGTGGCTTCGCAGGCGGCGGTGAGGCGGGGCGCACTGGAGATCACCAGGGCGGCAAAGTTTCTATCAAAATGAATTTTCCCAAATTCGATG CTGTAGAAGCTAAGTTTGGGATTCACGATTACCGGCAGTTCATGGATGAGCTATTGGCACTAAAACATACTGGCTCGGTGGATGAATATTGTGGAAAGTTTCAGGAGTTGGTTTACAAAATCGCAAGTCACAATCCAAATTATGATGACACGTTTTTGGTCTCTCAATTTCTAAAAGGGCTCAAAGCTGAGATCCGTCTGCCGGTTGCTTCACAAAATCCGGAGACGCTGGACCGTGCCATGCTCCTTGCTCATGTTCATCAGGATCTGCAATCACAGCAGAAGCCTTGGGCTAGTCGCCAGACTGCATCACATAAGGCATACAGCCCAGCTCCGTGCCATGACACTGCTCGTGCACCTTTGAAGTTGGGCACTGGGGATATGTGGAAGGATCGGCAACTACGTGACTATCGCAGAGCCAACAACATATGTTTTCTCTGTGGAGATAAACATGAGCCAAACCATCAGTGTGCCAAGAAGGCAGAGGTACATGCACTAACGATGGAAGATCATCAGGCTGAAATTTCAGAAGAATTACTTGAGCTGATGGAGTTACAGGATATGGCTAATGCGCAAGAATTGTCACTCTCTCTAAATGCAGTTTCGGGGTCTGACAATGAAGGAACGATCAGGATCAGGGCCCTGGTACAGAATCAAGTGATGCTATTATTGGTAGATTCAGGGAGCAGTCACACTTTCATCAATGAGAAATTTGTGCAGCGACTGCAGTGTCCCAGAACATCAATTTCACCTGTTTCTGTCAAAGTGGCTAGTGGAGATATACTCACGTGTGATCAGATGGTGCCACAATTGTCTTGGTGGGCACAAGGATACTCATTCTCTACTGACATGCGGGTGCTACCTCTCGGAGCATATGATGCCATTCTAGGTGTCGACTGGCTCAAACAATGTGGTGACATGCGCTGTAGCTGGGTCACCAAGACGCTGAAATTTGATCTCAATGGACAAGCAGTGACATTGAGAGGCATTCAGCCAAAAGAACAAGGGCCTTTGCGTGAGCTACCAGTACAACAATTGATGAAATGGACGTCCGGGAATGATGTATGGGCTGTGGCAGTACTCGCAAACATGGAGGCTGATACCATTTCAGATGTGTTGCCTCCAGAAATTCACACAGTTCTGGAGAAGTTTTCTCCAATTTTTGCTGAACCACAAGGGCTCCTGCCACATAGAGAATATGATCATGTTATTGCCTTGCAGCCAAATGCAGTGCCTACCGATGCACGACCTTACCGCTATTCTCTAATGCACAAGGATGAGATTGAGAGGCAGATAAAGGCAATGCTAAAATCTGGGATCATTGTCCCAAGTATGAGTCCGTTTGCATCTCCAGTGTTGTTGGTTCTGAAAAAAGATGGCGAGTGGCGTTTCTGCATTGACTATCGCCGCCTCAATGAGCTCACGATCAAAAACACTTTTCCCATGCCCATCATTGACGAGCTTTTAGATGAACTTGCAGGAGCCAAATATTTATCTAAACTGGATTTGcgctccgggtatcatcagatacgCATGCGGCCTGAAGACGAGGAAAAAACGGCGTTCAAAACTCATCAGGGTCATTACCAGTTTCGAGTAATGCCGTTTGGGTTATCTAATGCCCCAACAACGTTCCAATGTGTGATGAATTCCATTCTCAGCCCGTGCCTGCGGAAATTTGCATTGGTATTCATGGACGACATCCTTATTTACAGTCCAAGTCTACGAGATCATGCTCAACACCTAGCAACTGTCCTTCAATTACTCAGCGACAATCAATTTTATGTGAAGCCCTCGAAATGCTCTTTTGCACAGTTGGAGCTGGAGTACCTAGGCATATTGTGTCAGGAAGTGGATTTGCCACGGATCCTCGCAAAACTCGGGCTATGCAGGAATGgcctgatgcgcgtggttgac aTTAAATCTATTTCGAAATTGAaggtgaggccagtggcatga